tCTAGCAACAGAGGGAACTTCATTGACCTTTTGAAATTTCTTACCAGAAATAGTGAAGAAGTGAAGAAGTATGTTTTGGACAATGCTCCAGGTAACTGTACCTTAACTAGCCCAGACATACAAAAGCAAattattcactgttgtgccctagaaactagaaagaaaataattgaagaactTGATGATAAGCCCTATGCAATTTTAGCTGAtgagtctagtgatatatcacataaagaacaactagctcttTGCTTGCGTTATGTTAATAAATTGGGAAGGCCATGTGAGCATTTTATTAgagttgttcatgtagatgatactacctcTTTATCACTTAAGGATGCAATTGAAGCTTTACTTATTAGTCATGGCTTGACTATGACTCAAATCCGTGGTCAAGGATATGATGGGGCTAGCaacatgaaaggagatattaaaggGTTGAAAACATTGATCATGCAAGAATCACCTTCTGCTTATTATATTCATTATTTTTCTCATCAACTCCAATTGGTTCTTGTTGCTGTTGCCAAGGGAAATACTGATTGCAAGACTTTTTTTTGATCAAATATCTATCTTGTTGAATATTGTTGGAGTTTCCTGTAAGCGTCAtgacatgcttagaaatgataGGCTTGAGAATGTCAAGAAAGCACTTGACTGTGGTGAAATTGAATCTAGAACTGGATTACATCAAGAGATGGGTTTGTCTAGGCCTGGAGATACTCGATGGGGATCTCATTACAAAACTGTATGCAGCATCATTACTATGTATGAAGCAATCCATGATGTACTGGTTGATCTTGGGGATGATCCTGCATATAAGGATGATTGGACCAAAATACATTTTGTGACCGGAGCGTTTGAGAactttgagtttgttttctttgcacacttaatgtatattattcttggatatacaaatgagttatctgagtgtttgcaaagaagggaccaagatattcttaatgcaataTCACTTGTTAATGTGGTAAAGAAAAGAATGCAAAAATTGAGGTCTGATGGTTGGGATAATTTTCTTGAGAAGGTCACTTCATTTTGCGAtaaacatggtgttgaagttcCTGCTATGGATGGTGATTATGTTCCTTATGGAAAATCAGCAAGGAAAGCTCGTGCCCAAAAGCAAACCAATGATGACCACTTTAGAAGAGAAATATAtattggtgtcattgatcaaataAGTCAAGAACTTGATAATCGGTTTGATGAGATTAATATGGAGTTGTTGTCTTGTATGTTGGCCTTCAGTCCTTCCAAatcatttgcttcttttgatGCACAGAAGCTACGTAGACTAGCTGAGTTCTACCCAAAGAAGTTCtcaaataataatttgctcaaacttgagttgcagctagataattatattgatgacatgagacatgatgatagcttcaaaggtctagacaatattgttgatctctcagttaagcttgttgaaacaaagaggcGCAAAGTGTACGATATGGTTTATGAGCTCctcaaattggtattgcttctacCTGTGGCAACGACaagtgttgaaagggtattttctgcaatgatttttgtgaaaacaaagttaagaaataagatgggagatagtcttctggatgactgtctagtcactttcattgagtgggatattttctttgaagttgatgaagatgatataatcaatacatttatgtcccttcgaaagcgtcgaataaaatagtcacaaaaatagcattgtaagtctctggttctcttttatgccttatttcaattattgatatggcttttgaactatttatactatacttagtggatggtttgaacttaatccatgaatttaagccttattgTGTTATTTAGTGCATATATACCGAATCATGTTGTCAATTTTACAATTATTACCGAATTGTTGAAATGGATTTACCGAATTATATATGAAAATTTTTTAACGACATACCCTGAGacaaaatcctagattcgccactggaGCGAACAGACTGTAAGAATGGACCTAAGAGATGGGGGATGTACTCTTAAGAATTTGATGACCTCATAGATGGGTTATGGTTTTATGGAACGGTCGATGACTAGGTGTAAACGGTACAAATATAGATAGTACTGTAAACCTCATATTCAGATTATCCAAATTTGAGTATTGGAATACATAGTACGGATAGTAAATCTCCGTATTTGGATATGGTATATTGGTCCCGTTCGTTGGTctgaatcttgactgaaactGATTGAAGAACcctattctggctgaattgttgtgagagaaaaatactgttccggctaaaaaaataagccgaacaaactgaatatggggtaagccgaacgagaccattatttgagtatttggatactcAGTACGGATAGTAAACCTCCGAGTTTGGATATGGTATATTTGATATGGATAGTGAAGCTCTTCGTTCGGTCGGTCGAAAATATCCGTAACATTTACACCTACTCGGCTACTCCTGGAAAAAACAGTGTTGGGGCACTCTGGTGAAACATAAGGACTAGTGTTGGGGCATTTGGACATCGCTATCGCCCATATAATTATCAAAATGGAGAAACATCGTACCTTGATCAAGACAATATTGCTGTTGATAGTGCAAAACCGATTTCAAACTGAAACGGAATTTCTATATATCAAAGCAGGTTACTTTGGCCAGCGCTCAGGCCATTCACGTCGCTCCAAATTCCCATGGCCGTCTGATTTCGCATTTgacggttgaaaggtcctaatggctagagagggggtgaatagtctaataaaaatttctacaacaacacttaacaaaatggttagacaaatatgaggtgaagcaagtgttgcgttagcctactcaaaatgcaagccccctaccacaattctagtttagatagtatctattcacacaatagctatgacactaccctatgttagtgtgctctcaaaggctaactaaagagccacaccaaccaaccaagcaagctctcacaactagctacactaaacaacttgtcaactagtttgcggtaaagtaaagagagtgatcaagaaggttataccaccgtgtagatgaagaaacaaatcaatcataaggatgaataacaataaagaccaatcacctcgaaatcaatgatgaacacaatgattttttatcgaggttcacttgcttgccggcaagctagtcttcattgtggcgattcactcacttggaggttcacgcgctaattagcttcacacgtcaaaccctcaattgggtgccgcacaaccaatacaagatgaggatcacacaagccatgagcaatccactagagtaccttttggctctctgccggggaaaggtcaagaacccctcacaatcaccacgatcggagccggagacaatcaccaccctccgctcaacgatcctcgttgctccaagccatctaggtggcggcaaccaccaagagtaacaagcgaaacccacagcgaaacacgaacaacaagtgcctctagatgcaaacactcaagcaatgcacttggattctctcccaatctcacaaagatgatgaatcaatgatggagatgagtgggagggctttggctaagctcacaaggttgctatgtcaatgaaaatggccaaaagtgtgagcttcaaccggccatggggcttaaattgaagcccccacaaaatagagctattgtaccccttcactgggtacagcgcggggtgatcggacgctccggtccgatcgaccggacgctcgccctcagcgtccggtcatgtgattcacgccacgtgtcccctgctttaaatattgttcgtcagatttcaacggtcatcgattgaccggacgcgtcagttagaaagtgactggacgctggacctcagcatccggtcatttccagtaaggttccaaacacgaattttgtcgaccggactcgtccggtcatgcttgaccggaccctgccagcgtctggtcagacgacatctcctctgtgcgccttacgtcagcgtacgtcagcactgaccgaacgcaccctgccagtgtccggtcgtagagcgacctagcgtccggtcatttgaccgatgccagcgtctttgctgttacacctgactggacgcgccggtacaaccgaggccagcgtccggtcacttccaatgacctccgtcttttctatctagggcgccagtggcaccgtcggactgtccatactctacgggtggacactctaccggtggagttacttacccttgcacctaaacttcaccacccttgatcaaatgtgccaaccaccaagtgtatcaccttgtgcacatgtgttaacatattttcacaaacattttcaagggtgttagcactccactagatcctaaatgcatatgcaatgagttagagcatctagtggcactttgataaccgcatttcgatatgagtttcacccctcttaatagtacggctatcaatcataaatgtgatcacactctctaagtgtcttgatcaccaaaacaaaatagctcctatggtttatacctttgccttgagctttttgtttttctctttcttctttctaagtccaagcacttgatcatcatcatggtatcatcatcatgttatgatcttcatttgcttcaccacttggagtgtgctacctatctcatgatcacttgataaactaggttagcacttagggtttcatcaattcaccaaaaccaaactagagctttcaatctccccctttttggtaattaatgacaaccctttcataaagatatgaattgaaattcaattgaatccatgttgcttgcccaagcatatttaccatgtgtaaaaggatatggacaagttttatgaactcaatatggtagcaattgccttgagccttttgtttttctctttcttcttttccaagtccaagcattttatcatcaccatgccatcaatatcatcatgatcttcaccattgtttcatcacttggaatagtgctacctatcatATAATCActctgataaactaggttagcacttcgggtttcatcaattcaccaaaaccaaactagagctttcaatctcccatttttagtaattgatgacaaccctttcacaaagatatgaattgaaattcatttgaattcatgttgcttgtccacacatatttaccatgtgtaaaaggatatggacaagtttcatgaatcccatatggtagcaattgctccctctacatatgtgctaagagtttggattgtagcttgcacatatgcttagataggaattataggagacaatgtctatcaaatgatgctaaggtataaaagatggacctttaaagtatgataccaatcggagtgcaccattataccatccttagcaccatggttagttctatatcacttggaaacatactttgaaaagataacacttgtaaaaacttgcttggaaatgaaagttatctaatgatttcatttcatcattcaacctTACCACTATCATacgccacacaagcatggatgttaaAATTCAAAActtatgtcatgcaagcaaacatatgaaatgcacattcaaatgcaccatacaagttcatgagcttgctccccctacttgtgtgctcaaaattttagttgattcctttcctttgtcatacctttgatgtcttttcaccatcttagtacactaatatatcttttttcttttctccccatgtactaatatctttgttgtttctccccctatcacttatatctttgtttctctccccctttgtcatcaatgaccacaaagattcAAAAAATAGATAGGTTaatattatcaatgtcaatcaatggggtgaggataattttctcaaatttggtccaatctagatcatttgccaaagatatctaactcggtttgatccaaggacaagcttcttcacacctccaagtaagggttatcttgtaccatgttgagttaaacacttagagctcattttctagatcaaacactaggtttacaagcccataaatatgtcatatgttaccactagattaagtcaagcatagaagctatagtggtaccatacaatcatcaaattcattttatttccatgaatgagcctattaaacatgaaagatgtctagatgcactaaacaagtccttagcaaggatgtatgccatgccaatcaacttttaccttggattgctcgaaggagaggcatgtcatataagtaggggtgcatcaacacatatttgagaaatccaatatgttcaactcattccttagcttgcaaaatcttttctcatccaatggcttggtgaatatgttagcaagttgatcttcggtgcctacactctcaatgcaaatgtcctatttttgttggtgatctcttataaaatggtggcggacatcaatgtgctttgttcttgcatgttgaaccagattgttggttaacttgattgcactctcattgtcacatagcaatggcactttcttgaacttaattccaaagtcactcaaagtggccttcatccaaagtatttgtgcacaacaactaccggcgtatatgtatttggcttcggcgtttgataatgcaacactattttacttctttgatgaccatgaaacaagtgatcttcccaataattgacatgtgcccgaggtgctcttcctttcaaccttgcatcccgcataatccgagttggagtaaccaactagctcaaactttgctcttttgggataccacaaaccaacattttgtgtatgcttcaagtacctcaatattctctttgtagccttcaaatgactttctcttggtgagacttgaaatcttgcacacatgcatacactaaacatgacatccggccttgatgcggtcacatagagtaggcttccaatcatagatcgatacaacttttgatccaccatatttccacttgcatcactatccaagttgtcattggttcccattggtgtgctaatgactttgctatcactcatgccagaCTTCTTGACcatatccttgatgtacttgccttgactcacaaatgtaccattcttcaattgcttgatttgaagaccaaggaagtaactcaactctccaatcatggacatctcaaactcattagccattatctttccaaacccatcacaaaaatcttgattggttgatccaaatatgatgtcatcaacatagatttgtaatacaaatagatcttttccaatcttcttgatgaaaggagtggtgtcaaccttgcccattgtaaaccctttagagagtaggaaatccctcaatctctcataccatgctctaggtgcttgcttcaagccatacaatactTTCtttaacttatacacatggttgggcttcttgccatcttcaaaaccgagaggttgctcaacatatacttcttcattgatgtagccattgagaaatgcactcttaacatccatttgatagagcttgatgttgtgggcacaagcataggctagcaagattcttattgcttccaatctagcaactggggcatatgtttctccaaagtcaagaccttcaacttgtgtatagccttgtgctacttatcttgctttgttccttactactatcccatcttgatcttgcttgtttctaaagacccatttggttccaatcacattgtgtccctttggtctctctactaatttccatacttgatttcttgtgaagttattcaattcttcatgcatagcattcacccaatcaatatccttcaatgcttcatctatattctttggttcaatggatgacacaaatgagaagtgttcacaaaattatgcaaatcttgatcttgtttgtacacctcttgaaatatcaccaatgatagtgtccaatggataatttcttgcaatattggttggttggaggattggaacttgattgcttgcacttgcttgatcattgggttgagatgatgtactagccacttgatcttgttcattatcatgagaaccacttgcactaacttgatttgtatcatcttgcatatttgagttagagagcacttgcacttgatcatcttcatcatcattcacttgcctaggcctcaattgaccaatatccatgttcttcatggcatttgaaagttaaatgcctctaacatcttccaagttctcattctctacttgtgaacccttggtttcatcaaattcaacatcatgaacttcctcaagagtaccactatccaaattccaaactctatatgctttgcttgtattggagtaaccaagtagaaatccttcatcacatttcttgtcaaacttgcccaatctagtgcctttcttcaaaatatagcatttgtaaccaaagacccgaaaatatgcaatgtttggctttctaccattcaagagctcatatggtgtcttctctttcaattggtgacaatagaggcggttgctacaatagcaagccatgttgatagcttcagtccaaaaagattgactcacattgtactcactaagcatagaccttgccatatcaatgagtgttctattctttctctcaacaaggccatttgattgaggtgtgtacttgggcaagaattgatgtctaattccaaattcatcacacaactcatcaattctagtgttcttaaactcactaccattgtcacttttaactctcttgatggttgtttcaaactcattgtgaatgcctttaacaaatgatttgaatgttgcaaatacatcacttttgtccactagaaagaatacccatgtatatctagtgtagtcatctactatcacaaagccatatttatttccaccaatgctagtgtattgtgttggcccaaacaaatccatgtgcaataactcaaatgctttgctagtgctcatcatgcttttcttaggatgggtgttttcaacttgtttgccggcttgacaagagctacaaagcttatccttttcaaacacaacatctttcaagcctttaactaagtcatgcttaaccaatctattcaattgtttcattccaacatgaccaagccttctatgccataaccaacccatgctagacttagtgaacaagcatgtagataatttagcttcattagcattgaaatcaaccaagtatacattctcatatctaaagcctttgaagattaagttagagccatctacacttatgatttctacatcatctaccctaaatatgcatttaaatccaagatcacacaattgtgccacggatagcaaattgaagttcaagctctctactagcaacacattggatatgctcatgtcatttgatattgcaatcttaccaagccctttgaccttgcctttgtcattgtcaccaaatatgatactatcataaccatcattgccattggtgttgattgagttgaacattcttgcatcactagttatgtgttgagtgcatccactatcaagaacccaatgccttcctccagctttgtaattgacctacaagagaagatcaattctgtttaggtacccaaacttgcttgggtccttgaaggttagtcactaagctctttggtacctaaatggctttcttctttgagcccatccatggtttaccaatgaacttagccttcacaccatttgtacccttagtaagcatatatcatgaatcaagcttaagggaggatacattagcatatttgctcttgttggtgcattcatgctctttatgacccacttgcttgcaactaatgcaaaaccaaccattgttcttcacaaaactagtcttatgaggagcaaagtccgccttgcctttcttgggggtatagctcaatccctctttgtagagagaagctctttggctacccaagcacataagcaagcggtcctcaccaccatatgccttagccaaagtgtgagtgagcttgttaacctccttcttaagattctcattctcaacaactagtgaggcatcacaagtgagaccatcaccactagatgaggtggaagtggaagtactataagaagggttagtagaaggaacaatgataggcatatatagtgattcatcaattatatcacaagttaaacctacattgcaagtttcaacatgctttcttttattttgctcatcaagcaaagaggaatgagccttttcaagctttttgtgagctttgccaagcttctcattggcttcctctagcctctcatgagatgcattgagctcatcaaaggcttgcttaagggcttttagttccgtacgcaagcttttgcattcccttctcttgatgtcaaagtgttctctagcatcctctagcatgtcaaataattcatctttggtgggttcatcatcatcactatcactatcatggttattttcattttcatgttatttattgctttcatcatcacaattttataccttagtggccttagccataaagcatgatgaagattcgaagagagaaggcttctcattgattgcaatgcttgcaaatgccttcttcttggtggtcttgtcatcatcactatcatcatcatcacttgaggaagcatcactatcccaagtgaccacatatgaaccacccttcttcttcttgaaggccatcttgtccttcttctctttcttttccttcttgtccttcttcttgttcttcttgttatcatcatcattgtcgctattgtatggacattgagcaataagacgatctttgcttccacacttgaagcaccttctttactcttctttgttcttgaatgaagacttctttcttctagcatggtagcccttcttcaccatgaacttgccaaatctcttgacaaagagagccatcttctcatcatcatcatcccatgaatcatcttcctcactagatgtttcttgcttagctttgcccttagatgatgtggccttgaatgccacactcttcttcttctcatccttcttctcatctttcttctccttcttttctttcttctaatcttcatctctatatgtatcatcggtcatgatgtctcccaacacttgatttggtgtcatggtgtccaaaccactccttactagaatagtgaccaatgtgccaaatcttgaaggtaagcatctcaagaacttgtgggagaagtccttgtccttcacctcttctccaagtgctttgagatcattaacaagcacttgaagcctatgaaacatcttcggcacactctcatcctccttcatcttgaagcttgcaaacttctccttgagaatgtaagcctttgcacctttcacggcttgagtgccctcaaatgattctttcaacttcttctaagcctcatgagccatctcaatattcttgattcgctcaaatgttctcttatcaattgcatcatgaatatcacttagagcaatgtcattgttttggagaagcacttcttcagccaCGGTGGAATTCtccagatcaccaatctcaattttggtttctatcaccttccacacctttctattgattgacttgatgtgtgtggtcattttagacttccaatagggataatttgtgccatcaaattcggttggcttcttggtgttgttgatttgagctatttttacaacAAAGGTTGTTaatcctcaaatcacggtgacctcggctctgataccacttgaaaggtcctaatggctagaggggggtaaatggcctaataaaaatttatacaacaacacttaacaaaatagttagacaaatatgaggcgaagcaagtgttgcgctagcctactcaaaatgcaagccccctaccataattctagtttagatagtatctattcacacaatagctatgacactacccta
The nucleotide sequence above comes from Miscanthus floridulus cultivar M001 chromosome 18, ASM1932011v1, whole genome shotgun sequence. Encoded proteins:
- the LOC136524123 gene encoding uncharacterized protein — translated: MALADWHTMAALALVCGSDDGDAPHTKPVVMDSADCVMKRNGDIASLFQKHAAKKKAAAAAATSNPDPIEPVVEEQIHERVVEEIVNPMPPPQPSSLPRVYDTNHLPHDSGLAFRGHDESEESSNRGNFIDLLKFLTRNSEEVKKYVLDNAPVSCKRHDMLRNDRLENVKKALDCGEIESRTGLHQEMGLSRPGDTRWGSHYKTVCSIITMYEAIHDVLVDLGDDPAYKDDWTKIHFVTGAFENFEFVFFAHLMYIILGYTNELSECLQRRDQDILNAISLVNVVKKRMQKLRSDGWDNFLEKVTSFCDKHGVEVPAMDGDYVPYGKSARKARAQKQTNDDHFRREIYIGVIDQISQELDNRFDEINMELLSCMLAFSPSKSFASFDAQKLRRLAEFYPKKFSNNNLLKLELQLDNYIDDMRHDDSFKGLDNIVDLSVKLVETKRRKVYDMVYELLKLWMV